In one window of Balaenoptera musculus isolate JJ_BM4_2016_0621 chromosome 10, mBalMus1.pri.v3, whole genome shotgun sequence DNA:
- the KCNJ8 gene encoding ATP-sensitive inward rectifier potassium channel 8 — translation MLARKSIIPEEYVLARIAAENLRKPRIRDRLPKARFIAKSGACNLAHKNIREQGRFLQDIFTTLVDLKWRHTLVIFTMSFLCSWLLFAIMWWLVAFAHGDIYAYMEKSGMEKSGLESTVCVTNVRSFTSAFLFSIEVQVTIGFGGRMMTEECPLAITVLILQNIVGLIINAVMLGCIFMKTAQAHRRAETLIFSRHAVIAVRNGKLCFMFRVGDLRKSMIISASVRIQVVKKTTTPEGEVVPIHQLDIPVDNPLESNNIFLVAPLIICHVIDKRSPLYDISATDLANQDLEVIVILEGVVETTGITTQARTSYIAEEIQWGHRFVSIVTEEEGVYSVDYSKFGNTVKVAAPRCSARELDEKPSILIQTLQKSELSHQNSLRKRNSMRRNNSMRRNNSIRRNNSSLMVPKVQFMTPEGNQNTSES, via the exons ATGTTGGCCAGAAAGAGCATCATCCCCGAGGAATATGTGCTGGCGCGCATCGCCGCGGAGAACTTGCGCAAACCGCGCATCAGGGACCGCCTGCCCAAGGCCCGCTTCATCGCCAAGAGCGGGGCCTGCAACCTGGCGCACAAGAACATCCGGGAGCAAGGACGGTTCCTCCAGGACATCTTCACTACCTTGGTGGACCTGAAATGGCGCCACACCCTGGTCATCTTTACCATGTCGTTCCTCTGCAGCTGGCTGCTCTTCGCCATCATGTGGTGGCTGGTGGCCTTTGCCCACGGGGACATCTATGCTTACATGGAGAAAAGTGGGATGGAGAAAAGTGGCTTGGAGTCCACCGTGTGTGTGACTAATGTCAG gtctttcacctctgctttcctcttctcCATTGAAGTTCAAGTGACAATTGGGTTTGGTGGGAGAATGATGACAGAGGAATGTCCTCTGGCCATCACAGTCCTGATCCTCCAGAACATTGTGGGTTTGATCATCAATGCAGTCATGTTGGGCTGCATATTCATGAAAACAGCCCAGGCTCACAGAAGGGCGGAAACCTTGATTTTCAGCCGGCATGCGGTGATCGCAGTCCGAAACGGCAAACTGTGTTTCATGTTCCGCGTGGGCGACCTAAGGAAAAGCATGATCATTAGTGCCTCGGTGCGCATCCAGGTGGTCAAGAAAACCACGACACCCGAAGGGGAGGTGGTGCCTATTCACCAACTAGACATTCCCGTTGATAACCCCCTTGAGAGTAATAACATTTTTCTGGTGGCCCCTTTGATCATCTGCCACGTGATTGACAAGCGCAGCCCCTTGTATGATATCTCCGCCACCGACCTCGCCAACCAAGACCTGGAGGTCATCGTGATTCTGGAAGGAGTGGTCGAAACTACTGGCATTACCACCCAAGCGAGAACCTCTTACATTGCTGAGGAGATCCAATGGGGCCATCGCTTCGTGTCCATCGTAACCGAGGAGGAAGGCGTGTATTCCGTGGATTACTCCAAATTTGGCAACACCGTGAAAGTAGCGGCTCCGAGGTGCAGCGCCCGAGAGCTGGACGAAAAGCCTTCCATTCTCATCCAAACCCTCCAGAAGAGTGAACTGTCCCACCAGAATTCTCTGAGGAAGCGCAATTCCATGAGAAGAAACAATTCCATGAGGAGGAATAATTCCATCCGCCGGAACAATTCATCCCTCATGGTGCCCAAGGTGCAATTTATGACTCCAGAAGGAAATCAGAACACGTCGGAATCCTGA